A region of Prochlorococcus marinus subsp. pastoris str. CCMP1986 DNA encodes the following proteins:
- the chlG gene encoding chlorophyll synthase ChlG, translating into MNDPKQLLGIKGASETSSIWKLRIQLMKPITWIPLIWGVICGAAASGNFQWTISNVLASLACMLMSGPLLAGYTQTINDFFDREIDAINEPNRPIPSGKISIKEVKIQIWVLLIAGLVVSFLLDLYAKHSFPSVFLLALGGSLVSYIYSAPPLKLKQNGWLGNYALGASYIALPWWAGQALFGKLTIVTALLTLAYSLSGLGIAVINDFKSVEGDSKLGLNSLPVIFGIKNASRISAGLIDIFQLAMVIVLIVIGQHLASVILVLLVIPQITFQDMWLLRDPLKFDVKYQASAQPFLITGMLVTALAIGHSFLVA; encoded by the coding sequence GTGAATGATCCAAAACAATTATTAGGAATTAAAGGGGCTTCAGAGACTTCGAGTATTTGGAAACTACGTATACAATTAATGAAGCCAATCACATGGATCCCCTTGATATGGGGGGTAATCTGTGGAGCTGCAGCAAGCGGGAATTTTCAGTGGACAATAAGTAATGTTTTAGCCTCACTAGCATGCATGCTCATGAGCGGACCACTTTTAGCAGGTTATACCCAAACTATTAATGATTTTTTTGATAGAGAAATTGACGCTATTAATGAACCTAATAGACCAATACCTTCTGGAAAGATTTCGATTAAGGAAGTAAAAATACAAATTTGGGTATTACTTATTGCTGGTTTAGTAGTCTCTTTTTTATTAGATTTATATGCAAAACATAGTTTCCCCTCTGTCTTTCTTCTGGCTTTAGGTGGGTCTTTAGTAAGTTATATCTATTCTGCTCCTCCTTTAAAATTGAAGCAAAATGGATGGCTAGGAAATTATGCTTTAGGAGCTTCATATATAGCTCTCCCATGGTGGGCGGGACAAGCCTTATTTGGGAAATTAACTATTGTTACAGCATTACTAACTCTTGCTTATAGTCTTTCTGGACTAGGAATAGCAGTTATAAATGATTTCAAAAGTGTTGAAGGGGATTCAAAACTAGGATTAAATTCGTTACCTGTAATATTTGGAATTAAAAATGCTAGTAGAATAAGTGCTGGTCTCATTGATATTTTTCAATTAGCAATGGTTATCGTATTAATTGTTATTGGACAACATTTAGCATCAGTAATTTTAGTTTTACTAGTAATTCCTCAAATTACATTTCAAGATATGTGGTTACTAAGGGACCCGTTAAAATTTGATGTCAAATACCAGGCAAGTGCTCAGCCATTTCTTATAACTGGAATGTTAGTAACCGCTTTAGCCATAGGACATAGTTTTTTAGTAGCTTAA
- a CDS encoding DUF721 domain-containing protein has protein sequence MRNCIDNFKKSWKDLDKLSKLNENWEKLTGLELSKACKPLKIEHKTLIIAVNNPQWRQALIYNKHRLKESISGFGINLNEIKIIQNYEVKSLDKKEINAKTVWENHPSRIKNNNMVICKICNSPAPEGEISRWGKCTFCWRKNN, from the coding sequence ATGCGAAATTGTATTGATAATTTCAAAAAATCATGGAAAGACTTAGATAAACTATCCAAACTAAATGAGAATTGGGAAAAGTTAACTGGTCTGGAATTATCTAAAGCATGTAAGCCCTTAAAAATTGAACACAAGACTCTTATTATTGCTGTAAATAATCCACAATGGAGGCAGGCACTAATTTATAACAAACATAGATTAAAGGAGAGTATTAGCGGATTTGGAATAAATTTAAATGAAATAAAGATAATTCAAAATTATGAAGTCAAAAGCTTAGATAAAAAAGAGATCAATGCAAAAACAGTCTGGGAAAATCATCCGAGCAGAATAAAGAATAATAATATGGTTATTTGCAAAATATGCAATAGTCCTGCACCAGAAGGTGAGATATCAAGATGGGGGAAATGTACTTTTTGTTGGAGAAAAAATAATTAA
- a CDS encoding NAD(P)H-quinone oxidoreductase subunit N, with product MPNEIFTINLNAQAIIPEAFILLGIVGTLLVDLAGEKTASRWAPVICYISLGSSLISLALQWSNPVNSAFLGSFNSDNLAIAFRSIIALSTLISLLISWRYTEQSGSPIGEFAAIVLSATLGAMLLCGSTDLVSVFISLETLSVASYCLSGYLKRDPRSSEAALKYLLVGSAAAAVYLYGSSFLYGLSGSTNLSTIGVEIINKPSFITSLSLVFVLSTVAFKIAAVPFHQWTPDVYEGSPTPVVAFLSVGSKTAGFAFAIRILSTTFSSFDEQWKLLFTILAILSMALGNIVALAQTSMKRMLAYSSIGQAGFVMIGIVSGTQDGLSSAVLYLAAYLFMNLGAFSCVILFSLRTGSDRITDYSGLYQKDPLITLGLSLCLLSLGGLPPMLGFFGKIYLFFAGWANHQYLLVVVGLITSVISIYYYISVIKMMVVKEPQEASEIVKSYPEINWNIIGLPPLRIALYTCIAVTALGGILSNPLFKLANSAVSETPFLQNILAITNNVL from the coding sequence GTGCCCAACGAAATCTTTACAATTAATTTAAATGCTCAAGCAATTATTCCAGAAGCTTTCATTTTGCTTGGTATTGTTGGAACTCTTCTTGTCGATCTTGCTGGCGAAAAAACTGCCTCAAGGTGGGCACCAGTAATTTGTTACATTTCATTAGGCAGTTCTCTTATAAGTCTCGCTTTACAGTGGAGTAACCCTGTAAACAGTGCATTCCTTGGCTCTTTTAATTCAGATAATTTAGCTATTGCCTTTAGATCAATCATTGCACTATCAACTCTGATTTCTTTACTAATTAGTTGGCGTTATACAGAACAGAGTGGGAGTCCAATTGGTGAATTCGCTGCAATAGTCTTATCGGCAACTTTAGGAGCCATGCTTTTGTGTGGATCTACTGACCTTGTTAGTGTATTTATATCTTTAGAGACTTTATCAGTAGCTAGTTATTGTCTTTCTGGTTATCTCAAGAGAGATCCTAGGAGTTCAGAGGCCGCTTTAAAATATCTACTTGTTGGATCAGCTGCTGCTGCTGTTTATTTATATGGATCCTCATTCCTTTATGGTCTTAGTGGTTCCACAAACTTATCAACAATTGGAGTAGAGATAATAAATAAACCATCATTTATTACATCCTTATCTCTAGTATTTGTCTTATCAACTGTTGCTTTCAAGATTGCTGCAGTTCCTTTTCATCAGTGGACACCTGATGTTTATGAAGGATCCCCCACACCTGTAGTAGCTTTTTTATCTGTTGGATCTAAGACTGCGGGATTTGCTTTTGCAATAAGAATTTTAAGCACTACTTTTTCCTCCTTCGATGAACAATGGAAACTATTATTTACAATTTTAGCAATCTTGAGTATGGCCCTAGGAAATATTGTGGCATTGGCCCAAACCTCAATGAAAAGAATGTTGGCTTACAGTTCAATTGGTCAAGCGGGATTTGTAATGATTGGCATAGTATCTGGAACACAAGATGGACTTTCATCAGCTGTTTTATATTTAGCTGCATATTTGTTTATGAATCTAGGGGCTTTTTCATGTGTAATACTTTTTTCACTCCGAACTGGATCAGATAGAATTACAGATTATTCAGGCCTTTATCAAAAAGATCCTTTAATTACTTTGGGTCTAAGCCTATGTCTTCTTTCTCTTGGTGGGCTTCCGCCTATGTTAGGTTTTTTCGGGAAAATATATTTGTTTTTTGCAGGTTGGGCTAACCATCAATACCTTTTGGTAGTAGTCGGATTAATAACTTCAGTAATTTCAATTTATTACTACATCTCGGTTATAAAAATGATGGTAGTTAAAGAACCACAAGAAGCTTCTGAAATAGTTAAATCTTATCCTGAGATCAACTGGAATATCATTGGATTACCTCCACTTAGAATTGCATTATATACTTGCATAGCTGTTACAGCTTTAGGAGGAATACTTTCTAACCCTCTTTTCAAATTAGCTAATTCAGCAGTATCAGAAACTCCTTTTTTACAGAATATATTAGCGATAACAAATAATGTTCTTTAA
- the ubiE gene encoding bifunctional demethylmenaquinone methyltransferase/2-methoxy-6-polyprenyl-1,4-benzoquinol methylase UbiE has protein sequence MRYKKTNEVKSIFNNISCSYDFLNSLLSLGLHKYWKKTLVDLLKPINGENWADLCCGTGDLSFLIFKKVRPNGSVTGIDSAKEILNIAKEKSKLIENKFISWEMQDILEIDEDLKNYDGICMSYGLRNLVNVEEGLKKVFNLLSDTGRAGFLDFNHSKFNSIADLFQKIYLRFVVVPISKIFRLSKEYSYIEKSIKNFPKGNELMLIAKGVGFKKVEYRTIFFNQMGILILEK, from the coding sequence ATGCGATATAAAAAAACTAATGAGGTTAAAAGTATTTTTAATAATATTTCTTGTAGTTATGACTTTTTAAATAGTTTGCTTAGTCTGGGATTACACAAATATTGGAAAAAGACATTAGTTGATTTATTAAAACCAATTAATGGGGAAAATTGGGCTGATTTATGTTGTGGAACTGGGGATCTATCATTTTTAATTTTTAAAAAAGTTAGGCCCAATGGAAGTGTTACTGGAATAGATAGTGCAAAAGAAATTTTAAATATTGCAAAGGAAAAGTCGAAATTGATTGAAAATAAATTTATCTCTTGGGAGATGCAAGATATCTTAGAAATAGATGAAGATTTAAAAAATTATGATGGAATTTGTATGTCTTATGGTTTAAGAAATTTAGTCAATGTAGAGGAAGGACTAAAAAAAGTCTTTAATCTTTTAAGTGATACGGGTAGAGCTGGGTTTCTTGACTTTAATCATTCTAAATTTAATTCTATAGCTGATTTGTTTCAAAAAATATATTTAAGATTTGTTGTGGTCCCAATTTCAAAAATTTTTAGATTAAGTAAAGAATATTCTTATATTGAAAAAAGTATAAAAAATTTTCCAAAGGGAAACGAACTTATGCTAATTGCAAAAGGAGTAGGGTTTAAGAAAGTTGAATATAGGACTATTTTTTTCAATCAAATGGGAATATTAATATTAGAAAAATAA
- a CDS encoding biotin--[acetyl-CoA-carboxylase] ligase, with product MKVLGSVAKTTYYYKKIQGVYPNWKLQYKLKCKSTEYELTNWLQDSPIKRYKPRAIVAKEQFLGTGQNSRRWISPKGGIWLSAAYPIFTSKFSSEIFSLSFAIKLCEMLNKESIKVDLKWPNDIFFNSKKLIGFLPRVITRGKEIIYLRIGIGMNFLNKTPLEGIALSEILNTKNICEYYWTAKILKTIHESVECNDKKEYIIKNANRYLTKKHLPRGYNSKDWAIKEVDNNGNLRIYNGIQEKILTRF from the coding sequence GTGAAAGTTTTAGGATCAGTAGCTAAGACCACATATTACTACAAAAAAATCCAAGGAGTTTATCCTAATTGGAAACTTCAATACAAATTAAAATGTAAAAGTACTGAATACGAACTAACAAATTGGCTCCAAGATTCTCCAATCAAAAGATATAAACCAAGAGCAATAGTAGCTAAAGAACAATTTTTAGGAACAGGTCAGAATTCAAGACGATGGATTTCTCCTAAAGGAGGAATATGGCTAAGTGCGGCTTATCCAATTTTTACCTCAAAATTTTCAAGTGAGATATTTAGTCTTTCATTCGCAATTAAGTTATGTGAAATGTTGAATAAGGAATCTATAAAAGTCGATTTAAAATGGCCAAATGATATTTTTTTTAATTCAAAAAAATTAATTGGATTTTTACCCAGAGTGATAACAAGAGGGAAAGAAATTATCTATTTAAGGATAGGTATCGGCATGAATTTTTTAAATAAAACTCCATTAGAGGGCATTGCTTTATCTGAAATACTTAATACCAAAAATATATGCGAATATTATTGGACTGCAAAAATACTTAAAACTATTCATGAGTCAGTCGAATGTAATGATAAAAAAGAATATATTATTAAAAATGCAAATAGATATCTTACAAAAAAACATTTACCTAGAGGTTATAACTCAAAAGATTGGGCAATAAAAGAAGTAGACAATAATGGCAATTTGAGAATTTATAACGGAATCCAAGAAAAAATATTAACGAGGTTTTAA
- a CDS encoding ABC transporter ATP-binding protein: MTKKVATLEKVSKMYGKDELIVKALDNVNLEIYKGDYLAVMGASGSGKSTAMNIIGCLDRPSQGVYKLNGTPVENLSDDELAELRNQKLGFVFQQFHLLSDATALENVLLPMIYAGVDPIEREKRAKNALDKVGLSERVNNRPNQLSGGQQQRVAIARAIINNPAILLADEPTGALDSKTTEDVLDLFDKLHESGITIVLVTHEDEVASRAKKIARFKDGKLIELKIK; encoded by the coding sequence ATGACTAAAAAAGTTGCGACCTTAGAAAAAGTATCAAAAATGTATGGCAAAGATGAACTTATCGTAAAAGCCTTAGATAATGTGAATTTAGAAATTTATAAAGGGGACTATTTGGCTGTTATGGGCGCAAGTGGTTCAGGTAAGAGTACCGCAATGAACATTATTGGCTGTCTAGACAGACCATCTCAAGGTGTTTATAAATTAAATGGAACTCCTGTTGAAAATTTATCTGATGATGAATTAGCTGAGTTAAGAAACCAAAAATTAGGATTCGTTTTCCAACAATTCCACCTTCTCTCAGACGCTACAGCACTAGAAAATGTTCTTTTACCGATGATTTATGCAGGGGTAGATCCTATAGAAAGAGAAAAACGAGCAAAAAATGCATTAGACAAAGTTGGACTTTCTGAAAGAGTAAATAATCGTCCTAATCAATTATCAGGAGGGCAACAACAACGTGTAGCTATTGCGAGAGCAATTATCAATAATCCTGCAATTTTATTAGCCGATGAACCCACTGGCGCTTTAGATTCAAAGACGACAGAAGATGTATTAGACCTTTTTGATAAACTTCATGAATCAGGTATAACTATAGTTTTAGTTACTCACGAAGATGAAGTTGCAAGTCGGGCAAAAAAAATAGCAAGATTTAAAGATGGAAAATTAATTGAATTAAAAATTAAATAA
- the hisF gene encoding imidazole glycerol phosphate synthase subunit HisF, whose amino-acid sequence MVALRLIPCLDVANGRVVKGVNFVNLRDSGDPVELACKYSEAGADELVFLDIRASVENRKTLVDLVSRTAKSVKIPFTVGGGINSINSINDLLRAGADKVSLNSSAVKNPDIISKSSTNFGTQCIVIAIDARKKITKYNEWEVYVKGGRENTGLDVISWAKKVEELGAGEILLTSMDGDGTQNGYDLLLTQTVANAVNIPVIASGGAGSVEDIYDVFTKGKASAALLASLLHDKKLTIDEIKSFLIEKKLPIRPN is encoded by the coding sequence ATGGTAGCTCTTCGTTTAATTCCTTGTTTAGATGTAGCTAATGGAAGGGTAGTTAAAGGTGTTAATTTTGTAAACCTTAGAGACTCTGGTGACCCTGTCGAATTAGCTTGTAAATACTCAGAAGCAGGAGCGGATGAATTAGTATTTTTAGATATAAGAGCTAGTGTGGAAAATAGAAAAACATTAGTTGATCTGGTCTCTAGAACAGCGAAATCAGTTAAAATTCCATTTACTGTTGGTGGTGGCATAAATTCGATCAACTCAATTAATGATCTTTTAAGAGCAGGAGCAGATAAAGTAAGTTTAAATTCTTCTGCAGTAAAAAATCCAGACATCATTTCCAAAAGCTCTACGAATTTTGGAACACAATGTATAGTTATTGCTATTGATGCAAGAAAAAAAATTACTAAATATAATGAATGGGAAGTTTATGTTAAGGGTGGACGAGAGAATACTGGTTTAGATGTAATAAGTTGGGCAAAAAAAGTTGAGGAATTAGGTGCTGGAGAAATTTTATTAACTTCAATGGATGGTGATGGGACACAAAATGGATACGACTTATTATTGACTCAAACAGTTGCAAATGCAGTTAATATTCCTGTGATTGCTTCTGGGGGTGCAGGCTCAGTAGAAGATATTTATGATGTTTTTACCAAAGGTAAAGCCTCTGCAGCACTTTTAGCATCTTTACTTCATGATAAAAAACTTACTATAGATGAAATAAAATCTTTTCTTATTGAAAAGAAACTACCAATAAGACCTAATTAA
- a CDS encoding cytochrome b6f subunit PetP: MAETKLLPKIGSKVKINININKVKDRLPAKLIDQISSNPRVVTTGYKMTDGRSIGITVKLQNGEENWFFPEEIEKG, translated from the coding sequence ATGGCTGAAACAAAATTATTACCCAAAATTGGTAGTAAAGTTAAAATTAACATTAACATTAACAAAGTTAAAGATAGATTACCTGCAAAGCTAATTGATCAAATATCATCAAACCCAAGAGTTGTAACAACTGGATATAAAATGACCGATGGTAGAAGTATTGGTATTACTGTTAAATTACAAAATGGAGAGGAAAATTGGTTTTTCCCTGAAGAAATTGAGAAAGGTTAA